Proteins encoded in a region of the Elaeis guineensis isolate ETL-2024a chromosome 7, EG11, whole genome shotgun sequence genome:
- the LOC105048974 gene encoding uncharacterized protein isoform X1: MVPGAHGLGPPVFDGARHRPWPLVPLCHVRPLGSSMGTSCPAASSSTPASPPRSLTSASPTSRPPSPTIFWPPQPPPPPIWAIMRFQGEKMSGKALRDLNVLPVPGLERKTDGSSKGSFIRPYIENSNEKVDKCLNKVSEASLGNNGVEAGNSEVEYIDSENLTDLSDVDSSLNTLLTRLDSKDWVLICEALNNVRQLAIYHKEKLLEMLGTVIPLMVKSLKNPRSAVCKTAIMTSADIFKIYSDSVVDSSDPLLLQLLLKSSQDKRFVCEAAETALIAMTTCISPSLLLPKLQSYLKNKNPRIRAKASMCFSRSVPRLGLEGIKAYGIDKLIQIAASQLSDQLPESREAARTLALELQTVYENSHALPSEDSASSWEAFCQAKLSPLSAQAILRVTSTPKEGLVLGC; encoded by the exons ATGGTGCCTGGAGCTCATGGACTGGGGCCACCAGTTTTCGATGGCGCTCGACATCGTCCGTGGCCTCTAGTGCCTCTATGCCATGTGCGACCCCTTGGGTCATCCATGGGGACATCATGCCCAGCAGCATCCTCCTCGACGCCTGCCTCTCCACCAAGATCGTTGACTTCGGCCTCGCCCACCTCAAGACCCCCATCGCCGACGATCTTCTGGCCGCCACAGCCACCCCCGCCTCCAATTTGGGCGATAATGAG ATTCCAAGGTGAAAAAATGTCAGGGAAGGCTCTCAGAGATCTCAATGTACTTCCTGTTCCAGGATTGGAGAGGAAAACTGATGGTTCTAGTAAAGGAAGCTTTATCAGGCCTTACATTGAGAATAGCAATGAAAAAGTTGACAAATGCCTGAACAAAGTTTCAGAAGCTAGTCTAGGGAATAATGGAGTAGAGGCAGGAAATTCAGAGGTTGAGTACATAGATTCTGAGAACTTGACAGATCTTTCAGATGTGGATTCAAGTCTTAAT ACACTTTTAACAAGATTAGACTCAAAGGATTGGGTTCTAATATGTGAAGCACTCAATAATGTGCGCCAATTAGCAATATATCATAAGGAAAAACTGCTTGAGATGTT GGGAACTGTGATTCCTTTGATGGTAAAATCCTTGAAAAATCCTAGAAGTGCTGTCTGCAAGACTGCAATTATGACATCTGCAGACATCTTTAAGATCTATAGCGATTCAGTTGTTGATTCATCTGATCCTCTG CTTTTGCAGTTGCTTCTCAAATCTTCGCAAGACAAACGTTTCGTTTGTGAAGCTGCTGAGACAGCTCTAATAGCAATGACAACTTGTATCTCTCCTTCTTTATTATTGCCTAAACTGCAATCATATCTGAAGAATAAGAATCCTCGGATACGAGCAAAAGCATCTATGTGTTTTAGCAGGAGTGTACCTCGACTT GGTCTGGAAGGAATTAAAGCATACGGGATTGATAAGCTCATCCAGATTGCAGCATCTCAGCTTAGTGATCAGCTTCCTGAATCAAGAGAGGCTGCTAGGACACTGGCATTGGAATTGCAAACTGTCTATGAGAATTCTCATGCCTTACCAAGCGAAGATTCTGCAAGTTCTTGGGAGGCCTTCTGCCAAGCCAAACTATCCCCTTTAAGTGCTCAGGCAATTCTTCGTGTCACCTCTACACCAAAAGAGGGTTTGGTTTTGGGTTGCTAA
- the LOC105048974 gene encoding uncharacterized protein isoform X2 — protein sequence MSGKALRDLNVLPVPGLERKTDGSSKGSFIRPYIENSNEKVDKCLNKVSEASLGNNGVEAGNSEVEYIDSENLTDLSDVDSSLNTLLTRLDSKDWVLICEALNNVRQLAIYHKEKLLEMLGTVIPLMVKSLKNPRSAVCKTAIMTSADIFKIYSDSVVDSSDPLLLQLLLKSSQDKRFVCEAAETALIAMTTCISPSLLLPKLQSYLKNKNPRIRAKASMCFSRSVPRLGLEGIKAYGIDKLIQIAASQLSDQLPESREAARTLALELQTVYENSHALPSEDSASSWEAFCQAKLSPLSAQAILRVTSTPKEGLVLGC from the exons ATGTCAGGGAAGGCTCTCAGAGATCTCAATGTACTTCCTGTTCCAGGATTGGAGAGGAAAACTGATGGTTCTAGTAAAGGAAGCTTTATCAGGCCTTACATTGAGAATAGCAATGAAAAAGTTGACAAATGCCTGAACAAAGTTTCAGAAGCTAGTCTAGGGAATAATGGAGTAGAGGCAGGAAATTCAGAGGTTGAGTACATAGATTCTGAGAACTTGACAGATCTTTCAGATGTGGATTCAAGTCTTAAT ACACTTTTAACAAGATTAGACTCAAAGGATTGGGTTCTAATATGTGAAGCACTCAATAATGTGCGCCAATTAGCAATATATCATAAGGAAAAACTGCTTGAGATGTT GGGAACTGTGATTCCTTTGATGGTAAAATCCTTGAAAAATCCTAGAAGTGCTGTCTGCAAGACTGCAATTATGACATCTGCAGACATCTTTAAGATCTATAGCGATTCAGTTGTTGATTCATCTGATCCTCTG CTTTTGCAGTTGCTTCTCAAATCTTCGCAAGACAAACGTTTCGTTTGTGAAGCTGCTGAGACAGCTCTAATAGCAATGACAACTTGTATCTCTCCTTCTTTATTATTGCCTAAACTGCAATCATATCTGAAGAATAAGAATCCTCGGATACGAGCAAAAGCATCTATGTGTTTTAGCAGGAGTGTACCTCGACTT GGTCTGGAAGGAATTAAAGCATACGGGATTGATAAGCTCATCCAGATTGCAGCATCTCAGCTTAGTGATCAGCTTCCTGAATCAAGAGAGGCTGCTAGGACACTGGCATTGGAATTGCAAACTGTCTATGAGAATTCTCATGCCTTACCAAGCGAAGATTCTGCAAGTTCTTGGGAGGCCTTCTGCCAAGCCAAACTATCCCCTTTAAGTGCTCAGGCAATTCTTCGTGTCACCTCTACACCAAAAGAGGGTTTGGTTTTGGGTTGCTAA